In a single window of the Solea senegalensis isolate Sse05_10M unplaced genomic scaffold, IFAPA_SoseM_1 scf7180000013266, whole genome shotgun sequence genome:
- the LOC122760240 gene encoding bcl-2-modifying factor-like: MDDEEDEVFEPDPHCWRTTFREIKCEDRGTQTPGPALAQNNGMLPCGVAEEPRPLFYGNAGFRLHFPAHFELFGDQEARRRQEREEERNGMEQLPRQRPVVHSVEAVIGQKLQLIGDQFHREHLQLYHRNQRNRGPLWWRLAAALLSLVFDRGLIAGGGGGGGGGVRRR, from the exons ATggacgatgaggaggatgaagtcTTTGAGCCAGACCCCCACTGCTGGCGCACAACATTCAGGGAGATAAAGTGTGAAGACCGGGGCACACAAACACCTGGGCCTGCCCTGGCGCAGAACAACGGCATGCTGCCCTGTGGAGTCGCAGAGGAGCCCAGACCACTCTTCTACG GCAACGCAGGCTTTCGATTGCACTTCCCAGCACACTTTGAGCTTTTCGGGGATCAGGAAGCGAGGAGGCGACAAGAACGCGAAGAAGAGCGAAACGGGATGGAGCAGCTTCCCCGGCAGCGGCCTGTGGTGCACAGTGTGGAGGCCGTCATTGGCCAGAAACTCCAGCTGATAGGAGACCAGTTTCACCGGGAACACCTGCAACTG tATCATCGAAACCAAAGGAACCGGGGGCCGCTGTGGTGGCGCCTGGCAGCGGCTCTGCTCAGCCTTGTGTTTGACAGGGGGCTCattgctggaggaggaggaggaggtggaggaggagtaaGACGGAGGTGA